In a genomic window of Phragmites australis chromosome 14, lpPhrAust1.1, whole genome shotgun sequence:
- the LOC133889926 gene encoding uncharacterized protein LOC133889926 translates to MTEAPFFPRERLFKQQHYFQNLTKHTFLKGRYDVITSVAIPLALAASSMFMIGRGVYNMSHGIGKKE, encoded by the exons ATGACAGAAGCACCATTTTTTCCACGTGAGAGGCTCTTCAAGCAGCAGCATTATTTCCAGAACTTGACCAAGCACACTTTCCTGAAAGGGCGTTACGATGTGATCACCTCCGTTGCCATCCCCCTTGCACTTGCTGCTTCCAGCATGTTCATGATT GGTCGTGGAGTTTACAACATGTCTCACGGGATTGGGAAAAAGGAGTGA